Proteins encoded within one genomic window of Argiope bruennichi chromosome 7, qqArgBrue1.1, whole genome shotgun sequence:
- the LOC129975006 gene encoding uncharacterized protein LOC129975006 — translation MAKNGPKNLNQQTTRKNTEKYYDHFFVIKRLSENKETFHTVSPFLVEKAVSGTLGEVSAIRKLRSGDLLVEVNSRKQSNQILKLKALATIPISVSAHTSLNSSKGVITCGELFHTSIEEITNDLKPEGVIHVRRISIRRDGQLLPTKHLVLTFQMPTLPEVVKIGYMRLKVRPFIPNPLRCFQCQRFGHSKIACRGTLTCARCAEKGHDSQQCTSSEKCVNWDGEHTSFSRSCPRWRLEKEIITLKTKEQISYPEAKRRIEAQTPSPGVSYASAVKKSYCKNCSCKNCVQIVTEKVPPTKTSESDTEPSTNSAPESHDPPKRKPKPKPPRALKLKLSKHGLSQEMISEKFKSKLKKSNIRNSVALGLATTGTVQKDLPTIFGGLSKSPDSIALHPSDEEEDDLEMSCEITPTQTNALYNSHSKKLS, via the coding sequence atggccaagaatgggcctaaaaacttaaatcaacaaaCGACAcggaaaaatactgaaaaatattacgACCATTTTTTTGTCATCAAAAGACTTTCTGAGAATAAGGAGACATTTCACACGGTCTCTCCGTTCCTTGTAGAAAAAGCCGTTTCTGGAACACTTGGGGAAGTTTCTGCCATTCGCAAACTTCGTTCGGGAGATTTGCTGGTGGAAGTTAATTCTCGAAAACAATCTAATCAAATTCTCAAACTGAAAGCATTGGCTACAATTCCCATTTCTGTAAGCGCGCATACATCTCTTAATTCTTCTAAGGGTGTTATTACATGTGGGGAGTTATTTCATACATCAATTGAAGAAATTACAAATGACCTAAAACCTGAAGGAGTGATACATGTACGCCGTATCTCaattcggcgggatggacaactcctcccTACAAAGCACCTCGTTCTTACCTTCCAAATGCCTACTTTGCCAGAAGTAGTTAAAATAGGATATATGAGATTGAAAGTGCGTCCTTTTATACCTAACCCTCTGAGATGCTTTCaatgccaacgttttgggcaCTCTAAGATCGCCTGCCGCGGGACACttacttgcgcccgttgtgcagagaaaggacatgatagccagcagtgcacCTCATCTGAAAAGTGCGTCAACTGGGATGGCGAACATACTTCCTTTTCCAGATCATGTCCACGTTGGaggttggaaaaagaaattataactttgaaaacaaaagaacaaatttctTATCCAGAAGCTAAAAGAAGAATCGAGGCACAGACACCTTCCCCTGGGGTCAGCTATGCATCAGctgttaaaaaatcatattgcaAAAACTGTTCATGTAAAAATTGTGTGCAGATTGTTACTGAAAAAGTTCCTCCCACAAAAACATCCGAATCTGATACAGAACCTTCTACAAACAGTGCTCCTGAATCTCACGATCCACCTAAACGTAAACCAAAACCAAAGCCTCCACGTGCTCTTAAATTAAAGCTTTCGAAACACGGCCTTTCACAAGAAATGATTtcggaaaaatttaaatcaaaattgaaaaaatccaaTATTCGAAATTCGGTTGCTCTGGGACTTGCAACTACGGGAACAGTCCAAAAGGATTTACCTACTATTTTTGGAGGATTGTCCAAAAGTCCTGATTCAATTGCTCTCCATCCATCCGACGAAGAGGAGGATGaccttgaaatgagttgcgaaatAACGCCAACTCAAACTAACGCCCTTTATAATTCCCACTCTAAaaaactctcttaa